A region of the Paenibacillus sp. J23TS9 genome:
GTCTACTACCGTTGTAGAGGTCGGTGTGGATGTGCCCAATGCGACGCTGATGATCATCATGGATGCTGACCGTTTCGGCCTGTCCCAGCTGCATCAGCTGCGCGGCCGGGTAGGCCGGGGGCAGCATGCCTCCTACTGTATACTCATTGCCGATCCAAAGTCTGAAGTTGGACAGGAACGCATGAATGTCATGACGGAGACTGACGATGGCTTCGAAGTGTCGCGCCGGGATCTGGATCTTAGAGGTCCGGGTGATTTTTTCGGGACGAAGCAAAGCGGGCTCCCGGAGTTTCGGCTTGCAGATATGGTCAGCGATTTTGAAGTTCTGGAGAAGGCGCGGGATGATGCGTCACAACTGGTGGGGGATCATATTTTCTGGACTTCACCAGCGTTTGCCGCCTTGAGGGAATATCTTCAGCAGGAACAGATTTTTCAAGGAGATTTGGTAGATTAGGCACTTGGGACAGGCACCCCGTCATATACTTAGTTGAATTGGAATTTGACGGGAGGTGCCAATGTTTTGGGTTATCAGCAGTATGGAATTAGTCCTGCACTCGTGGCTAGAATCAAGCAAAAAATGAAAAATCCTGCGACCAAGGAACGGATCAAAGGAATCATTGAAGGTGTCAGTAAGTATGATCTTCAGGATCCAGCAAAGGTTCAGCGCCTGGTCAAATCAGCGACGGGAGTATTGAAGGAGAATTTATCACAAGCCGAGGAGCAGCAGATCGTACGCTTTGTGGTGGCTCAGAAGATTGATCCGAATAATACATTTCATTTAATCAAGCTTTGGGGCATGTTCCGTTGATCGTACGAGTGAATAATGAAAAAATGGATGGGATCTTTAGGGAGAATACCGCTGCGGTATCTCCTTAAAGGTCTTTTTTTTATACAGAAAGACCTTCAGCTTGCATAGTTCGCGCTTTCTCGGTCAAAAATAAGACAGGTGAAAGGAAGCCGTTTTTCTGGAGCCGGCAGCTGCCCACGAATGACGAGCTGAATCGAGATAGCCGGAAAAGATCTGATTAACATTATGTAAACTGGTTTAAGTAATACGTGTTACATTCATCATTACTTTACTGGAGGTCTTACGCATGAAAAAATGGATGACACTGGGGTTAACATTGCTGTTGGTATTTGCGCTGAGCGCTTGCGGCAGCAAGACCAACAACAACACTGCGAATAATTCGGCTTCTTCGGGCGGTACTGGCACGGGTGCCGGGGGAACTCAGGAAATTAAAGTTACAGCAACGAATTTCCAGTTTGAACCTGCCGAGATTAAAGTTAAAAAAGGCGATAAGGTCAAAATTACGCTTGTCAATAAAGAAGGTGCACACGGTTTGGAAATCCCAGACTTCAAGGTAAACCTGCAAAAGGATGGTTCCGCTGAATTCACAGCGGATGCAGCAGGAGAACATGAATTCCATTGCTCCGTTATGTGCGGTGCCGGCCATGACAACATGGTGGGTAAAATCATTGTAGAATAAGCATTTTAATTATCACACGTAAGGACAGTAAAATACCGCCTATATCCTCAATTGAGGCTATCTGGCGGTATTTTGCGTTGCATTTGTAGATGTAGGCTATAGTTACAACGAGCTCTTTTCAATACAAAGCGGAGAATCATTTTTAACCGAATTCACCGTACTGCTTACCGGATAAGCTTCCATTTCACTGGCGGGATAAGGAATCAGAAGCTGTTGCAGTTCCTCTGTATCTGCGGTTCCCCGTTCGATCCAGCGCAGCTCGTCCTCTGGACGAAGGATAACAGGCATTCGGTCATGAATCGGCTCCATCAGCGAATTCGGCCGGGTTGTGATGACGGTGCAGGTCGCAAGCTTGCTTCCATCCTCGCGGACCCAAATATCATACAGTCCAGCCATGCTGAACAATTCGCTGCTTTTCAGCTTGATCCGGTAGGGTCGCTTTCCGTTACCTGTCTTTTGCCATTCATAAAATCCATCTGCTGGAATGAGACATCTTTTCCGTTCGAAGGGCAGCCTGTAGGCCGGCTTTTCAAGCAGCGTTTCGCTCCGTGCATTGATCATGCGGCTGCCCATGGTGCTGTCTTTGGCCCAGGAAGGCACCAATCCCCATTTCAGCTCACCGAGCCGGAGACGGCTTCCGTCATGAATAATGGATAGAACCATCTGTGTCGGCGCAATATTATATTGCGGGTGATGATAGGGTACGGAATGTCCGGGATCCATCTCATACCGCAGCATAAGTTCCTCCAGCGATACAATCAGTGTAAAACGCCCACACATGCGGCATCAGCCCTCCTTGGCTGGCTGCCGGCACTTTTCTAATGCTCCTAAAGCACAGAAGACCGAGCAGCCTTATGATATCCAGTGTACCGCTATATTTCGCTTTCCGCCACTGCGCCGATGATTTGATCCATGCGGATCCATTCAGGACCTTCGCCATCA
Encoded here:
- a CDS encoding stage VI sporulation protein F codes for the protein MGYQQYGISPALVARIKQKMKNPATKERIKGIIEGVSKYDLQDPAKVQRLVKSATGVLKENLSQAEEQQIVRFVVAQKIDPNNTFHLIKLWGMFR
- a CDS encoding cupredoxin domain-containing protein — encoded protein: MKKWMTLGLTLLLVFALSACGSKTNNNTANNSASSGGTGTGAGGTQEIKVTATNFQFEPAEIKVKKGDKVKITLVNKEGAHGLEIPDFKVNLQKDGSAEFTADAAGEHEFHCSVMCGAGHDNMVGKIIVE
- a CDS encoding SOS response-associated peptidase: MCGRFTLIVSLEELMLRYEMDPGHSVPYHHPQYNIAPTQMVLSIIHDGSRLRLGELKWGLVPSWAKDSTMGSRMINARSETLLEKPAYRLPFERKRCLIPADGFYEWQKTGNGKRPYRIKLKSSELFSMAGLYDIWVREDGSKLATCTVITTRPNSLMEPIHDRMPVILRPEDELRWIERGTADTEELQQLLIPYPASEMEAYPVSSTVNSVKNDSPLCIEKSSL